A window from Micromonospora profundi encodes these proteins:
- a CDS encoding S8 family serine peptidase has protein sequence MSMSFLSRRDLLRRVGGTFIAGAGIALFPAGFASASPKAGLTSTPGSTAGGPAYPGDPGFVARTPGELGAAKASWETPEYGYYTGHNPANPGTAIDSPWQLVAVNASTAFALGYRGQGVALGMMDSGYRPTHEGFQTGLIVPVRAEGIYGTSGFGYRNSATPANPFVAGQRFTVAGDQPRTSDWSHGTGMLGVTSGIRDGKQQHGIAFGSTMYVAMTGGSDTQSHGPFHDYVYWRTANQALVDAGAQVINSSWGSYVQTLDRSRFDGLGNDLGVGGNLANAYQLRGKDSASATAMAIILPNEHLKDLEYQFFLFKKSYSEDGIQYNPNHPGRSFMDAIWDAIKDSGTVNVRSAGNNDWSNPFFRPAYPFFNPAAEAQWVCVGGVQPPTADNPEYTKQFGYNEAGLAKWWTVSTPSNSVRTTNSGGDTNYSNSSGTSPATPVATAVMGVLLSRYPNMDAKQVRDLMFTTANNKMSDGVRFLGTGQTSPSGASIAWTAPDGVPDARWGWGIPNLDKGMYGPGQFLRPMTYNMDKAPLDVWSNDISQIAIKAREREDREWLAAYKKQGTAFAGEFSPNVLSPDGTLSENAFMLQGILADPYVQAITNGRPELYDKISYGDATNWRKEWMDARAAYIQNNIDNNLYTASLTKQGSGMLIMSGRATYEGGTTVEGGKLSIAGSHASSVAVKGGTLGGSGFVGGSIRVTSGVLQPGLSAAEAASALSVSLTDVAQGNVLKVGGDVTISRAGRVAITISGDRDYTSVRATGALVLDGELTLDVRAPITPGTVLTIMSGASIKGNFHSMPERRVLNVGGHMFRVSYKGGAMTLTAERTLPKARSGNA, from the coding sequence ATGAGTATGAGTTTCTTGAGTCGGCGGGATTTACTGCGTCGAGTGGGAGGCACCTTTATTGCCGGCGCAGGCATCGCCTTGTTTCCGGCCGGGTTCGCCTCGGCATCGCCCAAGGCCGGCCTGACATCAACCCCCGGCAGTACAGCCGGCGGACCGGCGTATCCGGGAGACCCCGGTTTTGTCGCCAGGACGCCGGGGGAACTGGGTGCTGCCAAAGCCAGTTGGGAGACGCCGGAGTATGGCTACTACACCGGCCACAATCCTGCCAACCCTGGCACAGCGATCGACTCCCCATGGCAGCTCGTCGCGGTAAACGCGTCCACCGCCTTCGCCCTCGGGTACCGCGGGCAGGGCGTCGCGCTGGGCATGATGGACTCGGGCTACCGGCCTACCCACGAAGGATTCCAGACCGGGTTGATCGTTCCGGTGAGAGCGGAGGGTATCTACGGCACCTCCGGCTTCGGGTACCGGAACTCAGCAACCCCGGCGAACCCGTTTGTTGCGGGCCAGCGCTTCACTGTGGCCGGTGACCAGCCGAGGACAAGTGACTGGAGTCACGGGACCGGCATGCTTGGCGTCACCTCTGGCATTCGCGATGGCAAACAGCAGCACGGCATCGCTTTTGGCTCGACGATGTACGTCGCCATGACCGGCGGTTCCGACACCCAGTCCCACGGTCCCTTCCACGATTACGTGTACTGGCGCACGGCGAACCAGGCACTGGTCGACGCGGGCGCCCAGGTCATCAACAGCAGTTGGGGCTCTTATGTCCAGACACTTGACAGGAGCCGCTTTGACGGCCTGGGTAACGACCTTGGGGTCGGTGGAAACCTCGCCAACGCTTACCAACTGCGCGGCAAAGACAGCGCCAGCGCCACGGCGATGGCGATCATCCTCCCCAACGAGCACCTGAAGGATCTGGAGTACCAGTTCTTCCTCTTCAAGAAGAGCTATTCGGAAGACGGTATTCAGTACAACCCGAACCACCCCGGACGCTCCTTCATGGATGCCATCTGGGACGCCATCAAGGACAGCGGCACCGTAAACGTCCGGTCGGCCGGCAACAACGACTGGAGCAACCCGTTCTTCCGCCCGGCGTACCCCTTCTTCAATCCCGCGGCGGAAGCGCAGTGGGTATGCGTCGGCGGGGTGCAGCCTCCCACCGCGGACAACCCCGAATACACGAAGCAGTTCGGGTACAACGAGGCGGGGCTCGCCAAATGGTGGACCGTGTCCACCCCGTCGAACAGTGTTCGGACCACGAACAGCGGTGGCGACACCAACTATTCGAACTCGAGCGGAACGTCTCCGGCGACGCCCGTTGCGACTGCGGTGATGGGGGTTCTGCTCTCCCGCTATCCGAACATGGACGCCAAGCAGGTCCGTGATCTGATGTTCACCACGGCGAACAACAAGATGTCCGACGGGGTGCGGTTCCTCGGCACCGGGCAGACCTCCCCCTCCGGGGCATCCATCGCGTGGACCGCTCCCGACGGAGTTCCGGACGCGCGCTGGGGCTGGGGCATCCCCAATCTGGACAAGGGCATGTACGGCCCCGGCCAGTTCCTGCGCCCCATGACCTACAACATGGACAAGGCGCCCCTGGACGTCTGGTCGAACGACATCAGCCAGATCGCGATCAAGGCAAGGGAGCGGGAGGATCGGGAGTGGCTGGCGGCCTACAAGAAGCAGGGCACTGCCTTCGCCGGTGAATTCAGCCCCAACGTACTGAGCCCGGACGGCACGCTCAGCGAGAACGCCTTCATGCTTCAGGGCATTTTGGCTGATCCTTACGTCCAAGCCATCACCAACGGCCGCCCGGAACTGTACGACAAGATCAGCTATGGGGACGCTACCAACTGGCGCAAGGAATGGATGGACGCGCGCGCGGCCTACATTCAGAACAACATCGACAACAACCTCTACACGGCGTCTCTGACCAAGCAGGGCTCCGGGATGCTGATCATGTCGGGCCGCGCCACCTACGAGGGCGGCACGACGGTTGAAGGCGGCAAGCTTTCGATCGCCGGCTCGCACGCGAGCTCGGTCGCCGTGAAGGGCGGCACGCTCGGCGGCAGCGGTTTCGTGGGAGGCAGCATCCGCGTCACCAGCGGCGTGCTGCAGCCCGGCCTGTCGGCCGCGGAAGCGGCGTCCGCTCTGTCCGTCAGTCTCACCGATGTCGCACAGGGCAACGTCCTGAAGGTCGGCGGCGACGTGACCATCAGCCGAGCGGGTCGCGTCGCCATCACCATTTCCGGCGACCGTGACTACACGAGCGTGCGGGCCACGGGTGCCCTGGTGCTGGACGGCGAACTCACCCTCGACGTTCGCGCGCCCATCACTCCGGGCACGGTTCTGACGATCATGAGCGGGGCCTCGATCAAGGGCAACTTCCACTCCATGCCGGAACGGCGGGTCCTGAACGTGGGCGGCCACATGTTCCGGGTGTCCTACAAGGGCGGCGCCATGACGCTGACCGCCGAGCGGACGCTGCCGAAGGCACGGTCCGGCAACGCCTAG
- a CDS encoding IS3 family transposase — protein sequence MPKPYPREFRDDVVRVARDREPGVTVEQIAKDFGVHPMTLFKWLRQADIDAGATPATTGTESAELREARKRIRLLEQENEVLRRAAAYLSQAHLPGKGSTRS from the coding sequence GTGCCCAAGCCCTACCCCCGAGAGTTCCGCGATGACGTCGTGCGTGTGGCTCGTGACCGCGAGCCAGGCGTGACCGTCGAGCAGATCGCCAAGGACTTCGGAGTCCACCCGATGACCTTGTTCAAGTGGCTGCGCCAAGCCGACATCGACGCCGGCGCCACCCCCGCGACGACCGGCACCGAGTCGGCCGAGCTGCGCGAGGCCCGCAAGCGGATCCGGTTGTTGGAGCAGGAGAACGAGGTTCTGCGCCGGGCGGCGGCGTACTTGTCGCAGGCGCATCTGCCGGGAAAAGGCTCTACCCGCTCGTGA